A region of Carettochelys insculpta isolate YL-2023 chromosome 9, ASM3395843v1, whole genome shotgun sequence DNA encodes the following proteins:
- the C9H1orf210 gene encoding type III endosome membrane protein TEMP isoform X1 — MDHPWYLCVCSLLCAWPTAAGHPCSIDNEGWADCSGKSLLHTPDFLPGNITSLDLSFNSLAMPKSGTLLVHFPSLRALNLSNNNIPTLYPAVFSNLWALHLVDLSSCNTSCLHPKTFQGLSNLHTLLLKNNKLQILRLPALLAFRTLVHLDLRNNDLISVDAFVLQQMDRTPQVLLQGNPCVRNCSMYPFQQWLPQRQGDGRTEGRATMNKEEELKAVHILCASLPEFQGLEVKILSSLDLDCRRKQWFPRVQRSVTTEPHATVQGNDTTTRPPARKGGNSWPYLVGFLISAVGISILIALAAKCKLFHKHFASYRHRPLPDTTSMVDNHAEDGAAWGKNQPMPSAAGLQLEDDDGFIEDNYIQPSEQLKEEDELEPHFSL, encoded by the exons ATGGATCATCCCTGGTACCTTTGTGTCTGCAGCCTCCTCTGTGCCTGGCCTACAGCAGCAGGACATCCTTGCAGCATTGACAATGAG GGATGGGCTGACTGCAGTGGAAAGAGCCTTCTACACACTCCAGATTTCCTTCCTGGAAACATCACCAGCTTGGACCTTTCCTTCAACTCCTTGGCAATGCCTAAAAGTGGGACTCTCTTGGTACATTTCCCTTCCCTGCGTGCACTAAACCTCTCCAATAACAACATTCCCACTCTATATCCAGCAGTCTTCTCTAACCTGTGGGCACTTCACCTGGTTGATCTGAGCAGCTGTAACACCTCCTGCCTTCACCCAAAAACTTTCCAGGGCTTGAGTAATCTGCACACACTGCTCCTGAAAAACAATAAACTTCAGATTTTGCGGCTGCCTGCGCTACTTGCTTTCAGGACCCTGGTCCATCTGGACTTGCGGAACAATGATCTGATCTCTGTGGATGCATTTGTCCTGCAGCAGATGGACAGAACTCCTCAGGTCCTGCTTCAAGGGAACCCCTGTGTCCGTAATTGCTCCATGTATCCTTTCCAGCAATGGCTACCACAAAGACAAGGTGACGGAAGGACTGAGGGTAGAGCTACCATGAATAAAGAGGAAGAACTGAAGG CTGTGCACATACTCTGTGCCTCCCTCCCAGAATTCCAGGGCCTGGAGGTTAAGATCCTGAGCAGTCTAGATCTGGATTGCAGGAGAAAACAGTGGTTTCCTCGGGTTCAGCGTTCAGTCACAACAGAACCACATGCCACAGTGCAGGGAAATGACA CAACCACCAGACCACCTGCCAGGAAGGGAGGGAACAGCTGGCCATACCTGGTGGGTTTTCTTATATCAGCTGTTGGCATTTCTATCCTGATTGCATTGGCTGCAAAGTGCAAACTCTTCCATAAGCACTTCGCCAGCTACCGTCACCGGCCATTGCCTGACACCACCTCTATGGTGGACAACCATGCTGAggatggggctgcctgggggaagaaCCAACCCATgccaagtgctgctgggctgcaacTAGAGGATGATGATGGCTTCATTGAAGATAACTACATCCAGCCAAGTGAACAGCTGAAGGAGGAAGATGAATTGGAGCCACATTTCTCCCTCTGA
- the C9H1orf210 gene encoding type III endosome membrane protein TEMP isoform X2 produces the protein MDHPWYLCVCSLLCAWPTAAGHPCSIDNEGWADCSGKSLLHTPDFLPGNITSLDLSFNSLAMPKSGTLLVHFPSLRALNLSNNNIPTLYPAVFSNLWALHLVDLSSCNTSCLHPKTFQGLSNLHTLLLKNNKLQILRLPALLAFRTLVHLDLRNNDLISVDAFVLQQMDRTPQVLLQGNPCVRNCSMYPFQQWLPQRQAVHILCASLPEFQGLEVKILSSLDLDCRRKQWFPRVQRSVTTEPHATVQGNDTTTRPPARKGGNSWPYLVGFLISAVGISILIALAAKCKLFHKHFASYRHRPLPDTTSMVDNHAEDGAAWGKNQPMPSAAGLQLEDDDGFIEDNYIQPSEQLKEEDELEPHFSL, from the exons ATGGATCATCCCTGGTACCTTTGTGTCTGCAGCCTCCTCTGTGCCTGGCCTACAGCAGCAGGACATCCTTGCAGCATTGACAATGAG GGATGGGCTGACTGCAGTGGAAAGAGCCTTCTACACACTCCAGATTTCCTTCCTGGAAACATCACCAGCTTGGACCTTTCCTTCAACTCCTTGGCAATGCCTAAAAGTGGGACTCTCTTGGTACATTTCCCTTCCCTGCGTGCACTAAACCTCTCCAATAACAACATTCCCACTCTATATCCAGCAGTCTTCTCTAACCTGTGGGCACTTCACCTGGTTGATCTGAGCAGCTGTAACACCTCCTGCCTTCACCCAAAAACTTTCCAGGGCTTGAGTAATCTGCACACACTGCTCCTGAAAAACAATAAACTTCAGATTTTGCGGCTGCCTGCGCTACTTGCTTTCAGGACCCTGGTCCATCTGGACTTGCGGAACAATGATCTGATCTCTGTGGATGCATTTGTCCTGCAGCAGATGGACAGAACTCCTCAGGTCCTGCTTCAAGGGAACCCCTGTGTCCGTAATTGCTCCATGTATCCTTTCCAGCAATGGCTACCACAAAGACAAG CTGTGCACATACTCTGTGCCTCCCTCCCAGAATTCCAGGGCCTGGAGGTTAAGATCCTGAGCAGTCTAGATCTGGATTGCAGGAGAAAACAGTGGTTTCCTCGGGTTCAGCGTTCAGTCACAACAGAACCACATGCCACAGTGCAGGGAAATGACA CAACCACCAGACCACCTGCCAGGAAGGGAGGGAACAGCTGGCCATACCTGGTGGGTTTTCTTATATCAGCTGTTGGCATTTCTATCCTGATTGCATTGGCTGCAAAGTGCAAACTCTTCCATAAGCACTTCGCCAGCTACCGTCACCGGCCATTGCCTGACACCACCTCTATGGTGGACAACCATGCTGAggatggggctgcctgggggaagaaCCAACCCATgccaagtgctgctgggctgcaacTAGAGGATGATGATGGCTTCATTGAAGATAACTACATCCAGCCAAGTGAACAGCTGAAGGAGGAAGATGAATTGGAGCCACATTTCTCCCTCTGA
- the C9H1orf210 gene encoding type III endosome membrane protein TEMP isoform X3 yields the protein MDHPWYLCVCSLLCAWPTAAGHPCSIDNEQMDRTPQVLLQGNPCVRNCSMYPFQQWLPQRQGDGRTEGRATMNKEEELKAVHILCASLPEFQGLEVKILSSLDLDCRRKQWFPRVQRSVTTEPHATVQGNDTTTRPPARKGGNSWPYLVGFLISAVGISILIALAAKCKLFHKHFASYRHRPLPDTTSMVDNHAEDGAAWGKNQPMPSAAGLQLEDDDGFIEDNYIQPSEQLKEEDELEPHFSL from the exons ATGGATCATCCCTGGTACCTTTGTGTCTGCAGCCTCCTCTGTGCCTGGCCTACAGCAGCAGGACATCCTTGCAGCATTGACAATGAG CAGATGGACAGAACTCCTCAGGTCCTGCTTCAAGGGAACCCCTGTGTCCGTAATTGCTCCATGTATCCTTTCCAGCAATGGCTACCACAAAGACAAGGTGACGGAAGGACTGAGGGTAGAGCTACCATGAATAAAGAGGAAGAACTGAAGG CTGTGCACATACTCTGTGCCTCCCTCCCAGAATTCCAGGGCCTGGAGGTTAAGATCCTGAGCAGTCTAGATCTGGATTGCAGGAGAAAACAGTGGTTTCCTCGGGTTCAGCGTTCAGTCACAACAGAACCACATGCCACAGTGCAGGGAAATGACA CAACCACCAGACCACCTGCCAGGAAGGGAGGGAACAGCTGGCCATACCTGGTGGGTTTTCTTATATCAGCTGTTGGCATTTCTATCCTGATTGCATTGGCTGCAAAGTGCAAACTCTTCCATAAGCACTTCGCCAGCTACCGTCACCGGCCATTGCCTGACACCACCTCTATGGTGGACAACCATGCTGAggatggggctgcctgggggaagaaCCAACCCATgccaagtgctgctgggctgcaacTAGAGGATGATGATGGCTTCATTGAAGATAACTACATCCAGCCAAGTGAACAGCTGAAGGAGGAAGATGAATTGGAGCCACATTTCTCCCTCTGA